In Raphanus sativus cultivar WK10039 chromosome 5, ASM80110v3, whole genome shotgun sequence, the following proteins share a genomic window:
- the LOC108862426 gene encoding helicase protein MOM1 isoform X2 — MKKDEKNGSTGRTVSTRSLAVASSASADKETSGLGLRRSARGGASSTSSTAKSEGRTPSPVSVSKKSGKIEKKHRASPLRRSNRGKSVSSDKPGRDADTSASDVAESKGRAMDDVEDLTVGEVKKYVPKMTGRSYRALYRGHLKGKANASSNDDELVVLGCSRRVPAGNDDARDVNRSPRVNSESKGVLVGGTSLAKSPDFAVKLARVTESMVLDSSPVVGDGSVIGPQSENPETQKVPVSATSLETDIDLPLKRKRDTAGIVMDECANADDRIMSSDGVIPSPRRRTNNSQPKSRGTCQKGKKVSDDFENLRVSSCIAQPVQEPDHLAQESGPASNRDCGENRHDTRQDKSYDPKLSSVYPEYWVPVQLSDVQIEQYCRTLFSKSLSLSSLSRIDLEETLTSVRKTCDHPYVMDAYLKQLLTNNLELRELVDVEVKASGKLHLLDAMLTQIKSKGLKAVVFYQATQSPEGLLLAHILDDFVGQRFGQNSYEHGVCHSTKNAINNFNKESECFILLLETRACSQSIKLLRAETLILFGSSLNPSHDVKLLEKIKIESYSERTKIFRLYSVFTVEEKALILARQKKSLENLSRPLTHALLMWGTSYLFDKLDHLHGSQTPDSGVPLEQSIRGDVIREFSSILSSSVGEGNVGKLCLLLEAKHTQGTYSTESTLFGEKYVELSDEVSPNIFWAKLLDGKNPMWKYHSDTSQRSRKRVRHLQVSEATAKLDDGKNTKKIKKASDYDEGKASGKDHMGDLESPKVTTFQPSCGSASGMNDAFNGKDAIGLYSEGGHISRIPEDMFAGIDLRQTPGESQKSLHAVLKPQIAKLCQVLHLSENLARMVENFLEYIIENHRVCKEPASTLQAFQIALIWIAVSFVKQKFNREESLVRAKSELGFNCSREEVDYIYSYLYCMKSLFVGRTQGFQEKGEECIAEKRGIHYSSVTKDVEKTISDIKKKCCKSLRKLVQTLEEKKMDLMNRNADKKQELQNCKKVEASFIRVTYLGIGTQSLHDALQRLEHTFERKFDDLKRELDECLESLEKIYEATKKKLAEDEACWISRIEKWALAELRNGAPIQSGNNKHFSGLFSSNAPDVHTCSDARGEATYAETNCMASKGSQVPEAETTLRTMSGGSTQQVHEMVASRNDKALDVSTLSHEQRKDIVASTSQPNEHPSITAPQILNPAGCQEEFAALNVQLPEYQIRDKVTSATPDEDVPSRVPESTSLDSSLNREEALVSVENDRTIQAGSNADNSLDQHNEEACSLDKEIPDELVLPLPHPASLVKTRGSAEYDQVDHEICRMPSSPGEKQPDPAENFQGRNIESTTEAQPAGSPMPCGKQSDPAVNIQGKNIETAIEPQPAESSMPSSPARGQSDPAESIQGKNVEATIELQPAESSMPSSPDDKQSDPATIIQGKNIETALEQPAGSLVPSSPARGLSDSAANSQGKNIETAIEPQPAGSPVPSSPDGQQYDPATIIQGKNIETSLEQPAGSLVPSSPARGLSDSAANSQSKSIETAIEPQPAGSPVPSSPDSQQSDPAAIIQGKNIETELEPQPAGSPAPSSPAGQQSDPAVNIQDKNIETAIEPQPAGQQPDPAEKNQCKNIEAAVECQPAGSETLETGGFAASEQGDQVACHLPTSPAGNQPDSGANVESQNISTSAEPLIAGPGVVSDQELMDAQDACSLPSPSVETQADLAANTEGQNTTTASDAVETDNVAPLVHEGVVESSAGVTAHLPSLLNNATATTGQNPVQHVPQIPFPVFSDPFQHELEKLRRQSEITKKICEEKKSISKANFERRIAEIQEAYQRKFHEVEAEHAARKTKLQTRKNLVIMNKFLSSAFLSKCTSRVSSHSSASPRGKIQQLAQRATQVSSPRYHTASAPPVSRPSDLPPLTSAYSTMPQPRQPLISNTYSSSSFQQQEQQQNLGSGLQRSNDVVCLSDDE; from the exons ATGAAGAAAGACGAGAAGAATGGTTCTACGGGAAGGACCGTTTCCACTAGGTCTCTAGCTGTAGCTTCCTCTGCCTCTGCAGATAAAGAAACTTCTGGTTTGGGTTTGAGGAGGTCCGCCCGTGGAGGAGCATCGTCTACCTCTAGTACAGCTAAGTCAGAGGGACGGACTCCATCACCTGTTTCAGTTTCGAAAAAGTCTGGTAAAATCGAGAAGAAACACAGAGCAAGTCCTCTGAGGAGGTCCAACAGGGGAAAGAGTGTTTCATCTGATAAGCCTGGCAGGGACGCTGACACTTCAGCCTCGGATGTTGCGGAGAGCAAGGGCAGAGCGATGGACGACGTAGAAGATTTGACAGTAGGGGAGGTGAAGAAATATGTGCCTAAGATGACAGGCCGGAGTTACAGGGCCTTGTATAGAGGGCATCTCAAGGGGAAAGCTAATGCTTCTTCTAATGATGACGAACTTGTTGTGCTTGGTTGTTCTCGCCGAGTTCCTGCTGGAAATGATGATGCCAGAGACGTTAACCGTTCCCCACGTGTGAATTCAGAGTCTAAAGGGGTGCTAGTTGGCGGAACTAGTTTAGCCAAGAGCCCCGATTTTGCTGTGAAACTAGCTAGGGTTACAGAAAGCATGGTGCTTGATTCATCCCCCGTGGTTGGGGATGGCAGTGTTATAGGTCCGCAATCTGAGAATCCGGAAACGCAGAAGGTTCCCGTCAGTGCAACTAGCTTAGAAACCGACATAGATTTGCCtctgaaaagaaaaagggaCACTGCAGGAATTGTGATGGATGAATGTGCAAATGCAGATGACCGCATTATGAGTTCTGATGGGGTTATTCCATCTCCACGCCGGCGCACAAATAATAGTCAACCTAAAAGTCGGGGCACATGTCAAAAAGGGAAaaa GGTCAGCGATGATTTTGAAAATCTGCGTGTTTCCTCCTGCATTGCTCAGCCAGTTCAAGAACCTGATCACTTGGCACAG GAATCTGGACCCGCTTCAAACAGAGACTGTGGGGAGAACAGGCATGATACGCGACAAGATAAATCATATGACCCCAAATTGTCATCGGTGTACCCAGAGTATTGGGTTCCGGTGCAGCTATCAGATGTACAGATAGAGCAATACTGTCGGACTCTCTTCTCCAAATCTCTATCTCTTTCTTCACTGTCGAGGATTGATCTCGAAGAAACTCTCACTTCTGTAAGGAAA ACTTGTGACCACCCATATGTTATGGATGCATATTTGAAACAACTGCTCACCAATAATCTGGAGTTGCGTGAACTCGTGGATGTAGAAGTCAAAGCAAGCGGAAAACTTCACCTACTTGATGCAATGCTTACTCAGATAAAATCAAAGGGTTTAAAAGCAGTTGTCTTCTACCAG GCAACACAAAGCCCTGAGGGGCTTCTGCTTGCTCATATTCTGGACGATTTTGTGGGTCAAAGATTTGGTCAGAATTCTTATGAGCATGGGGTCTGTCACTCAACGAAGAAcgctataaataatttcaacAAGGAGAGTGAATGTTTTATTCTGCTTTTGGAAACACGTGCCTGCAGTCAAAGCATCAAACTGTTGCGGGCTGAGACGTTGATTCTTTTTGGAAGCAGCTTGAATCCATCGCATGATGTTAAGCTCTTAGAGAAGATCAAGATCGAGTCATATTCCGAAAGAACTAAAATATTCCGGTTGTACTCAGTATTTACAGTGGAAGAAAAAGCCCTGATTCTGGCTAGGCAAAAAAAGTCTCTGGAAAACCTAAGCCGTCCTCTCACACATGCACTGCTCATGTGGGGGACTTCATATTTATTTGATAAGCTGGATCACCTCCATGGAAGTCAAACCCCAGATTCAGGAGTTCCATTAGAGCAATCTATCAGGGGCGACGTGATTCGTGAGTTCTCGTCCATACTCTCTTCCAGTGTTGGAGAAGGAAATGTAGGCAAGCTGTGTCTACTCTTAGAAGCCAAGCATACCCAGGGAACTTACAGCACTGAGTCtactttgtttggtgaaaaataTGTCGAGCTGTCAGATGAAGTTAGTCCAAATATATTTTGGGCAAAGCTGTTGGATGGAAAGAACCCTATGTGGAAATATCATTCAGATACTTCACAAAGGAGTCGAAAAAGAGTACGGCATCTTCAGGTCTCTGAAGCGACTGCCAAACTTGACGATGGCAAAAATacaaagaagataaagaagGCTTCAGATTACGATGAAGGAAAAGCCTCAGGGAAGGATCACATGG GGGATTTGGAGTCACCAAAAGTCACAACATTCCAGCCATCATGTGGATCTGCTTCTGGTATGAACGATGCATTTAATGGAAAAGATGCTATTGGCTTGTATTCTGAAGGCGGTCATATATCTAGAATCCCAGAGGATATGTTTGCTGGCATTGATTTGAGACAAACTCCGGGCGAATCACAGAAGAGTCTCCATGCTGTCTTAAAGCCGCAGATAGCAAAACTTTGCCAAGTTCTGCATCTTTCA GAAAATTTGGCACGCATGGTTGAAAACTTTCTTGaatatattattgaaaaccaCCGTGTCTGCAAAGAGCCAGCTTCAACATTGCAGGCATTCCAGATAGCCTTG ATTTGGATTGCAGTCTCGTTCGTAAAGCAAAAGTTTAATCGTGAAGAATCTCTGGTCCGCGCAAAATCGGAATTAGGTTTCAATTGCTCTAGAGAAGAGGTggattatatatattcttatttgtACTGCATGAAGAGTCTATTCGTGGGGCGCACACAAGGTTTCCAGGAAAAGGGTGAAGAATGCATAGCTGAGAAGAGAGGTATCCATTATAGCTCAGTAACAAAGGATGTTGAAAAGACTATTAGCGACATCAAAAAGAAATGCTGTAAGAGCCTGCGTAAGCTTGTACAAACCCTCGAGGAAAAAAAGATGGACCTGATGAATAGGAATGCTGACAAGAAGCAGGAACTTCAAAATTGTAAAAAGGTGGAAGCATCATTTATTCGTGTCACCTATTTAGGTATAGGTACTCAGAGCTTACATGATGCTCTCCAACGGCTGGAACATACTTTTGAAAGAAAATTTGATGATCTCAAAAGAGAGTTGGATGAATGCCTTGAAAGTTTAGAGAAGATATACGAGGCTACAAAGAAGAAGTTGGCTGAGGACGAAGCCTGTTGGATTAGTCGGATAGAGAAATGGGCACTAGCTGAATTAAGAAATGGTGCTCCCATCCAAAGTGGCAACAACAAGCATTTTAGTGGATTATTCTCATCAAATGCTCCTGATGTACACACTTGCAGTGATGCCAGGGGTGAGGCTACTTATGCTGAAACGAATTGCATGGCTTCCAAGGGAAGTCAAGTGCCAGAGGCAGAAACCACATTAAGAACCATGTCGGGTGGCAGCACTCAACAAGTTCATGAAATGGTGGCTTCAAGAAATGACAAGGCGTTGGATGTCTCTACCTTGTCTCATGAACAGCGTAAAGACATTGTGGCTTCAACGAGCCAGCCCAATGAGCACCCTTCGATCACTGCGCCTCAGATTTTAAATCCTGCTGGCTGTCAAGAGGAATTTGCGGCCTTGAACGTGCAGTTGCCAGAATACCAGATTCGTGACAAAGTGACATCAGCGACACCAGATGAAGATGTTCCCTCAAGGGTGCCAGAGTCTACCTCTCTCGACTCTTCTTTGAATAGAGAGGAGGCTTTGGTTTCAGTAGAAAATGATAGAACAATTCAAGCGGGCTCCAATGCGGACAACAGTTTGGACCAGCATAATGAGGAAGCTTGTTCTCTTGACAAGGAGATTCCTGACGAGTTAGTGTTGCCTCTGCCACACCCTGCGTCTTTGGTAAAGACTAGGGGCTCTGCTGAATatgatcag GTGGATCACGAGATATGTCGTATGCCTTCTTCACCGGGAGAAAAGCAACCTGATCCAGCAGAAAACTTTCAAGGCCGAAACATTGAATCAACAACTGAGGCTCAGCCAGCGGGATCTCCTATGCCTTGTGGAAAGCAATCTGACCCAGCAGTAAACATTCAGGGCAAAAATATTGAAACAGCAATTGAGCCTCAGCCAGCTGAATCTTCTATGCCTTCTTCACCGGCTAGAGGCCAATCTGACCCAGCAGAAAGCATTCAGGGCAAAAATGTTGAAGCAACTATTGAGCTTCAGCCAGCTGAATCTTCTATGCCTTCTTCACCGGATGACAAGCAGTCTGACCCAGCAACAATCATTCAGGGCAAAAACATTGAAACAGCACTAGAGCAGCCAGCTGGATCTCTTGTGCCTTCTTCACCGGCCAGAGGGCTATCTGACTCAGCAGCAAACAGTCAGGGCAAAAATATTGAAACAGCAATTGAGCCTCAGCCAGCTGGATCTCCTGTGCCTTCTTCACCGGATGGCCAGCAATATGACCCAGCAACAATCATTCAGGGCAAAAACATTGAAACATCACTAGAGCAGCCAGCTGGATCTCTTGTGCCTTCTTCACCGGCCAGAGGGCTATCTGACTCAGCAGCAAACAGTCAGAGCAAAAGTATTGAAACAGCAATTGAGCCTCAGCCAGCTGGATCTCCTGTGCCTTCTTCACCGGATAGCCAGCAATCTGACCCAGCAGCAATCATTCAGGGCAAAAACATTGAAACAGAACTAGAGCCTCAGCCAGCTGGATCTCCTGCGCCTTCTTCACCGGCTGGACAGCAATCTGACCCAGCAGTAAACATTCAGGACAAAAACATTGAAACAGCAATAGAGCCGCAGCCGGCTGGACAGCAACCTGACCCAGCAGAAAAAAATCAGTGCAAGAATATTGAAGCAGCAGTTGAGTGTCAGCCAGCTGGATCAGAAACATTAGAGACCGGCGGTTTTGCTGCATCAGAGCAG GGTGATCAGGTTGCATGTCATTTGCCAACTTCGCCGGCTGGAAATCAGCCTGATTCAGGCGCAAATGTTGAGAGCCAAAACATAAGTACATCAGCTGAGCCACTTATAGCTGGTCCAGGCGTAGTGTCAGATCAG GAACTAATGGACGCTCAGGACGCATGCTCTCTGCCATCTCCATCGGTTGAAACTCAGGCTGACTTAGCAGCAAACACTGAGGGCCAAAATACTACAACAGCGTCAGATGCAGTAGAGACTG ATAACGTTGCACCCCTTGTCCATGAAGGTGTTGTGGAGTCTTCAGCAGGTGTAACAGCTCATCTTCCATCACTTCTTAACAACGCTACGGCTACTACGGGACAAAATCCCGTTCAACATGTTCCCCAAATACCTTTCCCTGTGTTCAGTGACCCGTTTCAGCATGAACTGGAGAAACTGCGAAGACAATCAGAGATCACAAAGAAGATCTGTGAAGAAAAG AAATCAATCTCGAAAGCTAATTTCGAGAGGAGGATAGCTGAAATACAAGAAGCGTATCAAAGAAAGTTTCATGAGGTAGAAGCTGAACATGCAGCCAGAAAGACGAAGTTACAGACGAGGAAGAATCTTGTTATAATGAACAAGTTCTTGTCGAGTGCGTTCTTGTCTAAATGTACGAGCAGAGTCTCCTCTCATTCCTCAGCATCTCCAAGGGGCAA AATCCAGCAGCTAGCACAGAGAGCAACACAAGTGAGCTCACCGAGATATCATACTGCTTCAGCTCCTCCAGTTTCTCGCCCATCAGACCTTCCTCCTCTGACTTCAGCGTACAGCACAATGCCTCAGCCAAGACAGCCTCTCATCTCCAATACATATTCATCTTCGTCATTTCAGCAGCAAGAACAACAACAGAACTTGGGGAGTGGATTGCAGAGGAGCAATGATGTGGTCTGTCTCTCTGATGACGAGTGA